From the genome of Ignavibacteriales bacterium, one region includes:
- a CDS encoding MjaI family restriction endonuclease has protein sequence MPKEWIAGSDGKNLKFKRETLLNYGMNRWGLNKTHSVGPTSELIRACAPKTFQDWETFYFSTAKQKKKNGIRITRQFIKGLGQTLYIKLSEVIQNELGSITEEECIDYAYNLVLNRTYEGYRTEIDTIYGQLESIIQQKIEPAPDEWDRTFGVDFFIKVSKYYIGLQVKPISSGKSLNDYQWIEMHEKSHAKFQDKYGGKVFFIFSVKGAGKKKRIHNMEVIDEILAEIKRLSK, from the coding sequence ATGCCTAAAGAATGGATAGCTGGATCAGATGGTAAGAACTTAAAGTTCAAGAGAGAGACATTATTGAACTATGGAATGAATCGTTGGGGTTTAAACAAGACTCATTCCGTGGGCCCCACCTCAGAACTTATCAGAGCTTGTGCACCCAAAACTTTTCAGGATTGGGAGACCTTTTATTTTAGCACTGCAAAACAAAAAAAGAAAAATGGCATTCGCATCACACGTCAATTCATTAAAGGATTAGGGCAAACTCTTTACATTAAGTTGTCAGAAGTTATCCAGAATGAACTCGGTTCTATAACAGAGGAAGAATGTATTGATTATGCGTACAACCTTGTTCTGAACAGAACATATGAAGGTTACCGAACTGAAATAGATACTATCTATGGTCAATTAGAGTCGATAATTCAGCAGAAAATTGAACCTGCACCCGATGAATGGGATAGAACCTTTGGAGTCGATTTCTTTATTAAGGTGTCTAAATATTACATTGGATTACAAGTGAAACCAATCTCTTCTGGAAAATCTCTGAATGATTATCAATGGATCGAGATGCATGAAAAAAGTCATGCAAAATTCCAAGATAAATATGGTGGCAAAGTATTTTTCATTTTTTCCGTTAAAGGTGCAGGCAAAAAGAAAAGAATTCACAATATGGAAGTAATTGACGAAATCTTGGCCGAAATCAAACGCCTTTCAAAATAA
- a CDS encoding DNA methyltransferase: MATHHKIIIGDSRRMSDLSDDSVHLVITSPPYWQLKDYGDKNQIGFHDSYESYINNLNLVWKECFRVLQNGCRLCINIGDQFARSVYYGRYKVIPIRTEITKFCETIGMDYMGAIIWQKVTTTNTTGGASIMGSFPYPRNGILKIDYEFILIFKKLGDPPKVTKEIKELSKLTTNEWNTYFSGHWNFAGEKQDKHLAMFPEELPRRLIRMFSFVGDTVLDPFLGSGTTSLAAKNLSRNSVGYEIGQTFTPIIKNKLKISERDIFGDCTYEFLNQKKQDEDYSKDIELLLYKFKDPHELDKKIDPRKLKFGSKVENGDNGERFELYSVKEVISPELLSLSNGLTVRLIGVAQEPVHHQAAIHFLDAKTKGQRIFLKFDKDKHDENGNLLSYVYLKNKTFINAHLIKSGLVSVDVRRDYKYRNKFENLFNHANA, from the coding sequence ATGGCGACACATCACAAAATTATTATCGGTGACTCTCGTAGGATGTCGGACCTTTCCGATGATTCAGTTCACCTTGTTATCACTTCACCGCCATATTGGCAACTTAAAGACTATGGCGATAAAAATCAGATCGGTTTCCACGATAGTTATGAAAGTTATATTAACAATCTTAATCTAGTTTGGAAAGAATGCTTTCGAGTTCTTCAAAATGGTTGCAGACTTTGTATCAATATCGGAGACCAATTTGCACGCTCTGTTTATTACGGCCGATATAAGGTTATTCCCATCAGAACTGAAATTACTAAGTTCTGTGAAACCATCGGAATGGACTATATGGGTGCAATCATCTGGCAAAAAGTTACTACGACCAATACCACTGGTGGCGCTTCAATAATGGGTTCTTTTCCTTATCCAAGGAATGGTATCTTAAAAATCGATTACGAATTTATCCTGATTTTCAAGAAGTTAGGCGATCCTCCAAAGGTTACTAAAGAGATTAAGGAACTTTCAAAGCTTACTACAAATGAATGGAACACGTACTTTTCCGGACATTGGAACTTTGCGGGTGAAAAGCAAGACAAACATCTTGCAATGTTTCCCGAGGAACTTCCCCGTCGATTGATTCGAATGTTCTCATTTGTAGGCGACACAGTTCTCGATCCATTTCTTGGCAGTGGAACGACATCTCTTGCTGCAAAAAACCTGAGTCGTAATTCTGTGGGCTACGAAATTGGCCAAACATTTACTCCAATCATAAAAAATAAGTTGAAAATTTCCGAACGCGATATCTTTGGTGACTGCACGTACGAATTTCTCAATCAGAAGAAGCAAGACGAAGATTATTCCAAGGACATCGAATTATTACTATATAAGTTCAAAGATCCGCATGAATTGGACAAGAAAATCGATCCGCGTAAATTAAAGTTTGGCTCCAAGGTTGAAAATGGTGACAATGGAGAAAGATTTGAATTGTACAGTGTTAAAGAAGTCATAAGCCCTGAACTTCTGAGCCTTAGTAACGGGCTTACAGTTAGACTCATCGGAGTTGCACAAGAGCCGGTTCATCATCAGGCGGCAATTCATTTCCTCGATGCTAAAACTAAAGGGCAAAGAATATTCTTGAAATTTGACAAGGACAAGCATGATGAAAATGGTAATCTGCTTTCCTATGTTTACTTGAAGAACAAAACATTTATCAATGCTCACCTAATTAAAAGCGGACTTGTCTCGGTTGATGTTCGGCGAGACTATAAGTATCGCAACAAATTCGAAAACCTATTTAATCACGCAAATGCCTAA
- a CDS encoding ABC transporter ATP-binding protein encodes MKYKRMNGSIIEVQNLTKTFTKRKHAPVQALKGISFSIGKGQIFGLLGPNGAGKSTTIKILTTLLTPTSGYASVCGYNVVTHGTDVRKHICAVVQENALEIYLSVRNNFRTFGKFHGISVKEIEERTDRLCELFNLREYLNESGIDLSGGIKRRVQVAKMFLIEKPVVFLDEATTGMDTFNKRTTIEAIREESHKGRTILLTTHLLDEAETLCDAVIIINHGSILAQGNIEEVKSMGLQLYTVTMTCKSDPLVMRRWIDQWNPVSIELTQNTFTITVATEGQALDIVNGARTSHALQRFEISRTSLEDTFIELVDKKTGAMG; translated from the coding sequence ATGAAGTATAAAAGAATGAATGGCAGTATCATAGAAGTCCAAAACCTTACTAAGACTTTTACAAAACGCAAGCATGCACCTGTGCAGGCGTTAAAGGGAATTTCTTTTTCTATCGGGAAAGGACAAATCTTCGGATTATTAGGACCCAACGGTGCCGGAAAGTCGACCACGATTAAAATTCTCACAACACTTCTCACGCCAACATCTGGTTATGCCTCCGTGTGCGGGTACAATGTTGTTACGCATGGAACAGATGTACGCAAACATATTTGTGCTGTCGTGCAGGAAAATGCGCTTGAAATCTATCTTTCGGTACGGAATAATTTTCGAACGTTCGGCAAATTCCATGGCATCTCTGTGAAGGAGATCGAGGAGCGTACAGATCGGCTCTGTGAATTGTTCAACCTTCGCGAGTATCTCAATGAATCCGGCATTGACCTGAGCGGCGGAATAAAGCGCCGTGTTCAGGTAGCAAAAATGTTTCTCATTGAAAAACCCGTTGTATTCTTGGATGAAGCAACAACCGGTATGGATACATTCAATAAACGGACAACGATCGAAGCAATTCGTGAGGAATCCCACAAAGGAAGGACGATACTGCTTACGACACACCTTCTCGACGAAGCAGAAACATTGTGCGATGCAGTTATCATCATCAATCATGGCAGCATCCTTGCTCAGGGTAACATTGAAGAAGTGAAATCAATGGGGCTTCAATTATATACCGTAACCATGACCTGCAAATCCGATCCGCTCGTCATGCGTCGATGGATAGATCAATGGAATCCTGTTTCAATCGAACTGACACAGAACACGTTCACCATAACGGTTGCGACAGAAGGGCAGGCGCTCGATATTGTCAATGGTGCTCGAACGAGCCACGCTCTTCAGCGATTTGAAATTTCACGTACAAGCCTTGAAGATACATTCATTGAGCTGGTCGATAAAAAGACGGGGGCAATGGGATGA
- a CDS encoding ABC transporter permease has translation MKPVLAVMYREYLIRRTSLTWMFFDVMVPLLYLLMFGVAFDRALGASFIIDGIAIHYNAFFLAGVLSMTCFGNAVNQSYGFFIDRDNGIFYEHLTYPLTRGELLFGKILFQGMMAIVQTSLTLIAGVVILGVEIRFAMLPFIFIGVVLGTAGWFFCLSSATFLIRRNDTFNMVINASYFILMFISSLFYPIDQLPVWLKIPSQCNPLTWHTDVMRYLTIGIGNLQGIAVRSLLFVTFLIVSFFIAQRMIQRATE, from the coding sequence ATGAAACCCGTTCTTGCTGTAATGTACCGCGAATATCTTATCCGCCGGACAAGCCTCACCTGGATGTTTTTTGATGTCATGGTTCCTCTGTTATATTTATTGATGTTTGGAGTCGCATTTGATCGTGCACTTGGCGCAAGTTTTATAATCGATGGAATAGCAATCCATTACAACGCGTTCTTTCTTGCCGGCGTACTTTCCATGACCTGTTTTGGTAATGCCGTCAATCAATCATATGGATTTTTTATAGATAGGGATAACGGAATTTTCTATGAGCACCTTACCTATCCGCTGACGCGGGGAGAATTACTGTTTGGAAAAATTTTATTTCAGGGAATGATGGCGATTGTGCAGACAAGCTTGACATTGATCGCAGGAGTTGTGATCCTGGGTGTGGAAATACGTTTCGCGATGCTTCCGTTTATATTCATAGGAGTAGTGCTTGGCACAGCTGGCTGGTTTTTTTGTTTGTCGAGTGCGACATTTCTTATACGCCGCAATGATACATTCAATATGGTTATCAACGCGTCCTACTTTATTCTCATGTTCATCAGCAGTCTCTTTTATCCGATCGACCAACTTCCTGTCTGGTTGAAAATCCCATCACAGTGTAATCCGCTTACGTGGCACACAGATGTTATGAGATATTTGACAATAGGAATCGGCAATTTGCAGGGAATTGCAGTCCGTTCATTGCTTTTTGTGACATTTCTTATCGTCTCATTTTTTATTGCGCAAAGAATGATCCAGCGCGCAACAGAATGA
- a CDS encoding HU family DNA-binding protein → MGKAMTKSQIAAHLASKFELKKKDAVAILEEIAGLAYREAKNSFTLPGIGKLVLVDRKARIGRNPATGAQINIPAKTVVKFRVAKAAKEAVLAQH, encoded by the coding sequence ATGGGAAAAGCAATGACCAAAAGTCAGATTGCAGCTCATCTTGCAAGCAAGTTTGAGTTGAAGAAAAAAGATGCTGTGGCGATATTAGAAGAGATTGCAGGCTTGGCATATCGGGAAGCGAAAAATTCTTTTACGTTACCAGGCATTGGTAAATTGGTTCTGGTTGATCGTAAAGCCCGTATCGGACGCAATCCGGCTACTGGAGCACAAATAAATATACCTGCAAAAACGGTTGTAAAGTTCCGTGTTGCGAAGGCTGCAAAAGAAGCTGTCCTTGCTCAGCATTGA
- a CDS encoding alpha-amylase family glycosyl hydrolase yields MNRRFLITATVIMFVCSSFSYFGCAKKNIHDMHARPSAEWVKNAVIYEVNLRSFSMNGPFKALEAQIPELKKFGVTVISLRPIHPIGELNRRGTLGSPYAVRDFYTVNPEFGTLEDFESLVKTIHQQGLKIIINLVASQAAWDNQLLMEHPDWFVHNEEGAIVSPNYESSDAAQIDYHQHEPRKYMIAVMKFWVQEIGLDGFQCRSSELIPTDFWDVARDELDKIKPVMMISEGMLPEHHIKAFDLTCSWEMRNALANIVDGNVPASIIDDSLNAESLRFPTGSLHLRSNIKLDENREDAPSIEKSNPQVENTIVILTFTLPGVPLFYSGDGTGEKSKRDLFNKNYDDVCTLRRNHLALRYGSYRNVQNSANSRLFSFIRISEKDSILIVVNFANEKKEADIHMPAGASLLWKEQFSGVSVKVKNSKLRVAVSSLGFLALIPSSE; encoded by the coding sequence TTGAATAGACGATTTCTAATTACCGCGACTGTTATTATGTTCGTGTGCAGTTCATTTTCCTATTTTGGTTGTGCAAAAAAGAATATTCATGACATGCACGCACGTCCGAGCGCAGAATGGGTAAAGAATGCAGTCATCTACGAGGTCAATCTTCGCTCGTTTTCAATGAATGGACCATTTAAAGCGCTGGAAGCACAAATTCCAGAACTAAAGAAGTTTGGCGTGACAGTGATCTCCTTAAGGCCGATTCATCCTATTGGTGAATTGAATAGGAGAGGGACGTTGGGAAGTCCATATGCGGTAAGAGATTTCTATACGGTCAATCCGGAATTCGGTACTCTTGAGGATTTTGAATCTCTCGTCAAGACGATTCACCAACAAGGTTTGAAAATTATTATTAACCTTGTTGCCAGTCAGGCTGCCTGGGACAATCAACTTCTCATGGAACATCCGGATTGGTTTGTTCATAATGAAGAGGGAGCGATTGTTTCTCCTAATTACGAAAGTAGCGATGCTGCGCAAATAGACTACCACCAGCACGAGCCGCGCAAGTATATGATTGCGGTGATGAAATTCTGGGTCCAGGAAATCGGTCTCGATGGTTTCCAGTGCAGATCGTCAGAATTGATACCGACAGACTTTTGGGATGTTGCCCGAGATGAGTTGGACAAGATCAAACCAGTGATGATGATTTCAGAAGGCATGCTTCCAGAGCATCACATAAAAGCATTTGATCTGACCTGTTCATGGGAAATGAGGAATGCCTTGGCGAACATCGTCGATGGTAATGTTCCTGCATCGATCATCGATGACTCTTTGAACGCGGAATCCCTACGTTTTCCAACAGGATCGCTTCATCTGCGTTCCAATATCAAACTCGATGAAAACAGAGAAGATGCTCCAAGCATCGAGAAATCCAATCCGCAGGTTGAGAATACAATTGTGATTCTTACATTCACTCTTCCTGGTGTGCCGCTTTTCTACTCTGGCGATGGAACCGGGGAAAAAAGCAAACGAGATTTGTTCAACAAAAATTATGATGACGTATGCACACTTCGCCGGAATCATCTGGCACTGCGGTACGGCTCGTATCGGAATGTACAGAATTCTGCGAATTCTCGTCTGTTCTCGTTCATTCGTATTTCCGAAAAAGATTCTATTCTTATCGTTGTCAACTTTGCCAATGAGAAAAAAGAAGCGGACATTCATATGCCTGCAGGTGCATCCTTATTATGGAAAGAGCAATTCTCAGGTGTCAGCGTTAAGGTAAAAAACTCGAAGTTGAGAGTAGCAGTATCATCATTAGGCTTTCTGGCGCTCATACCGTCTTCTGAATAG
- a CDS encoding secondary thiamine-phosphate synthase enzyme YjbQ: MKSFTEYLWFNSKKHREYINITSEVEQILAKSGIKEGMILVSAMHITAGIYVNDAESGLIQDIDAWLEKLAPFNQEYRHHHTGESNGDAHLKSLLIHHEVIVPVTDGKLDFGPWQQIYYAEFDGQRRKRVIVKAMGE, translated from the coding sequence ATGAAATCTTTCACGGAATATCTCTGGTTCAACTCGAAAAAGCACCGCGAGTATATAAACATAACCTCTGAAGTGGAGCAGATTCTGGCAAAGAGTGGAATTAAAGAGGGAATGATTCTCGTATCAGCGATGCATATTACAGCTGGTATCTATGTCAATGATGCAGAATCAGGATTGATTCAAGATATCGATGCATGGTTGGAAAAGCTTGCACCGTTTAATCAAGAATACCGCCACCATCATACGGGGGAATCGAACGGCGATGCGCATCTGAAAAGTCTTCTTATTCATCATGAAGTCATTGTACCTGTAACAGACGGCAAATTAGATTTTGGACCATGGCAGCAAATCTATTATGCCGAGTTTGACGGCCAGCGGCGGAAACGCGTCATTGTTAAAGCGATGGGCGAGTGA
- a CDS encoding lysophospholipid acyltransferase family protein: protein MPSLTASGGNASLLKRWASDSIKTNNHCSNNISQNVMPIKKTHVIEYGIFRCFGFIVRLLPLHLVHKTGFALARLAYPLLKSRREVALRNLRNAFPEMDAQRREQIALHSFQNIGATFIELLWSQNLTKELIKQRVCIDNYDLLERLREKKKGIVFLTAHFGSWELAIQAISVYTDMPVCTIAKSQSNALVDRLINRWRELFGLKIVPMGVSVREILRTLQQGGIVALAADQTAPKESVSVEFFGRQVPTFQGPAVFCLKTGAPIVLGCTVRQENGNYKMHLVHVPSDDLMGSSDENVFELTQRQVRMTEEIIRHYPEQWMWMHKRWKHVPDRVGGV from the coding sequence ATGCCGAGTTTGACGGCCAGCGGCGGAAACGCGTCATTGTTAAAGCGATGGGCGAGTGATTCGATAAAAACGAATAACCATTGTTCAAACAACATCAGTCAAAATGTTATGCCAATCAAAAAAACACACGTTATTGAATATGGTATTTTTCGATGTTTCGGTTTCATTGTCAGATTACTGCCATTGCATCTTGTTCACAAAACGGGCTTTGCCCTTGCTCGATTAGCATATCCATTGTTGAAATCGCGTAGAGAAGTAGCGCTCCGAAATCTCCGCAATGCCTTTCCGGAAATGGACGCACAAAGGCGAGAACAAATTGCGCTTCACTCGTTCCAAAATATTGGGGCAACATTCATTGAATTACTCTGGTCTCAGAATTTAACAAAAGAGCTTATCAAGCAGAGAGTATGCATTGATAATTACGATTTGTTAGAACGGCTTCGAGAGAAGAAAAAGGGTATTGTTTTTCTCACAGCGCATTTCGGCAGCTGGGAACTTGCGATCCAAGCAATCTCTGTCTATACGGATATGCCAGTGTGCACCATTGCAAAATCCCAATCGAATGCACTCGTTGACCGCCTTATCAATCGGTGGCGGGAATTGTTTGGACTCAAAATCGTTCCCATGGGTGTGAGCGTTCGTGAAATTCTACGGACGCTTCAGCAGGGAGGAATTGTTGCGCTTGCCGCCGATCAAACAGCTCCGAAGGAAAGTGTTTCGGTAGAATTTTTTGGACGACAAGTGCCGACATTTCAAGGTCCGGCTGTTTTTTGTCTGAAGACAGGCGCTCCTATTGTTTTAGGGTGTACTGTCCGGCAAGAAAATGGAAATTACAAAATGCATTTGGTACATGTGCCGAGTGATGACTTAATGGGTTCTTCAGATGAAAATGTTTTTGAACTGACTCAACGGCAAGTTCGCATGACAGAGGAAATTATACGGCACTATCCGGAACAATGGATGTGGATGCATAAACGGTGGAAGCATGTTCCAGATCGAGTGGGGGGCGTGTAG
- the waaF gene encoding lipopolysaccharide heptosyltransferase II: protein MAKSFNKILVIQTAFIGDAILTLPLLQALKLNYPQSSIDVIVVPRAAEIFAHHPAISKIIQYDKRGSDKGLKGLWRLRTKLSAHHYDLIIVPHRSLRSALLTWLLKPTLSVGFDRSAGPWLFKKRVRYNPSDHEIERNLSLLSPLKLPPHEAELPRLYPSNQDAQIIDSLMNDNGLNRYTNIVAIAPGTIWNTKRWPAERFASLCKQIASENVALVLVGGSEDEVLSKEIIEIAQAAHVFSVAGKLSLLQSAELIRRCNVLISNDSAPMHIAVAVGTPVVAIFGATVPEFGFAPRGPRDVVIETKGLQCRPCSSHGGNMCPIKTFECMLSITPEVVVSKVRKFLQK, encoded by the coding sequence GTGGCGAAGTCATTTAACAAAATCTTAGTTATTCAGACTGCATTCATTGGCGACGCGATTCTCACACTGCCTCTTCTCCAAGCCCTTAAGCTCAATTATCCGCAATCTTCAATTGATGTCATTGTCGTTCCACGGGCAGCGGAAATATTTGCTCATCATCCCGCCATCTCCAAGATTATCCAGTATGATAAACGCGGAAGTGATAAAGGATTAAAAGGTTTGTGGCGGCTCAGAACCAAACTCAGTGCGCATCATTATGATCTGATTATTGTTCCTCATCGATCTTTACGAAGCGCGCTTCTTACTTGGCTCTTGAAACCAACGCTCAGCGTCGGATTTGATAGAAGTGCGGGACCATGGTTATTTAAGAAAAGAGTTCGCTATAATCCTTCAGATCATGAAATTGAACGGAATCTTTCATTGTTGAGTCCGTTGAAACTTCCTCCACATGAGGCCGAATTACCGCGGCTCTATCCTTCAAATCAGGATGCGCAAATTATCGATTCTCTTATGAATGATAATGGTTTGAACCGGTATACAAATATTGTAGCAATAGCCCCTGGCACGATATGGAATACGAAACGCTGGCCGGCAGAAAGATTCGCTTCCCTCTGTAAACAAATCGCTTCAGAAAACGTTGCTCTTGTTCTTGTCGGAGGAAGTGAAGATGAGGTATTGAGCAAAGAAATCATAGAGATTGCACAAGCAGCACATGTATTCAGCGTTGCAGGCAAGCTTTCACTCCTTCAGTCTGCCGAGTTGATTCGTCGCTGCAACGTATTGATTTCGAACGACAGCGCACCGATGCACATTGCCGTTGCTGTGGGAACCCCGGTCGTTGCCATCTTTGGAGCAACAGTTCCCGAATTTGGCTTTGCACCGCGCGGACCTAGGGATGTTGTGATAGAAACAAAGGGACTTCAGTGCCGTCCATGTTCAAGCCATGGCGGAAATATGTGCCCTATAAAAACATTCGAATGCATGCTGTCAATTACTCCAGAAGTTGTTGTGAGTAAAGTGAGGAAATTTCTTCAAAAGTAA
- a CDS encoding retron St85 family effector protein — protein sequence MNKDTFLKSDSIIVFACGAKPNVTNPGGRDRVIEYAEKNLTQFQFLMAERFFSFFQNHDRIDLLSLENKLAEFSDCILIILESESTFAELGAFTNSDELAKIALVINDIKHDKSDSFINLGPLAKINKISNFRPVIQANMESILTVIYEVQKRLEKIERKNNIRLDISTYEKFLACSRKARTFLLLDLLALFSPLRYSELIEILHFIYGDHSIDINLEMGLLAAFGFVSKQDDYYFRTLGDSKLFFFFQGLNIIRFRSDIINCYFKLRKSRERLEILKGRTIH from the coding sequence TTGAATAAAGACACTTTCTTGAAATCTGATTCAATAATAGTTTTTGCCTGCGGAGCTAAACCAAACGTTACTAATCCGGGCGGTCGAGATAGAGTTATCGAATATGCTGAAAAAAATCTTACACAGTTTCAATTTTTAATGGCGGAACGTTTTTTTTCATTTTTCCAGAATCATGATAGAATAGATTTGTTATCGTTAGAAAATAAGTTAGCAGAATTTTCTGATTGTATTCTAATTATTCTGGAGAGTGAGAGCACTTTTGCAGAACTCGGTGCTTTTACTAATAGTGATGAATTAGCTAAGATCGCTCTAGTTATTAATGATATTAAGCATGATAAGAGTGATTCTTTTATTAATCTTGGGCCATTAGCTAAAATAAATAAAATATCAAACTTTCGACCAGTTATCCAAGCTAACATGGAAAGCATCTTGACTGTAATTTATGAAGTCCAAAAAAGACTTGAAAAAATTGAAAGAAAAAATAACATCCGGCTTGATATTAGTACATATGAGAAGTTTTTAGCATGTTCACGGAAGGCAAGAACATTTTTACTTTTGGATCTACTGGCATTATTCTCTCCGTTACGCTATTCAGAATTGATTGAAATATTACACTTTATTTATGGAGATCATAGTATTGATATTAATCTTGAAATGGGACTCTTAGCTGCATTTGGGTTTGTAAGCAAACAAGATGATTACTATTTCCGAACATTAGGTGATAGTAAATTATTCTTCTTCTTCCAAGGTTTGAACATTATTCGATTCCGATCAGATATTATTAATTGCTACTTCAAGCTCCGTAAATCTCGTGAACGTCTTGAAATATTAAAGGGACGTACTATCCATTAA